In Pseudomonadota bacterium, a single genomic region encodes these proteins:
- a CDS encoding bifunctional folylpolyglutamate synthase/dihydrofolate synthase: MKEYNDTLRYLYNLEKFGIVFGLENITWILNLIDNPHKTLKAVHIGGTNGKGSVASMLSYILKEGGYCVGKYTSPHLMSFTERITINEEEITEEEIVELTAFIREKIERKDSNRFFTFFDFTTALAFEYFYRKNIDIALIEVGLGGRLDSTNVVEPLASIITNVGLDHTEYLGNNITDIAREKAGIIKDRVPVITGAKDIARMVVEEVAEHHNGSVYELGRDFRYEKKRDQVMAYQGLSKHFEDIFINLQGDHQCINAAMALCTTEVISPLGFHVNDESIYRGMSRVQWHGRLEVVREKPMIILDGAHNLGGMHVLSEFFRTHHTEKKKILVFGVMKDKEYKKMLEEIVPLMDLIIITKPDMERALSPDALKPLIPLSKLSQVNHSTVFYTQDVKSALERAKNVAGDNDLILITGSLYTIGEARQIIHEIF; this comes from the coding sequence ATGAAGGAATACAACGATACCCTGAGGTATCTTTATAACCTCGAAAAATTCGGTATCGTCTTCGGCCTCGAAAATATAACGTGGATTCTCAATCTCATAGATAATCCCCACAAGACACTTAAGGCTGTTCATATCGGAGGGACAAACGGCAAGGGTTCCGTTGCATCCATGCTTTCGTATATTTTAAAAGAAGGCGGATATTGTGTTGGTAAATATACATCTCCGCACCTTATGTCCTTCACCGAGAGAATCACCATTAATGAAGAGGAGATTACGGAAGAAGAAATTGTAGAATTAACTGCATTTATCCGAGAGAAGATCGAAAGAAAAGACAGCAACCGGTTCTTTACCTTTTTTGACTTTACCACCGCCCTTGCCTTTGAATATTTTTATCGAAAGAATATTGATATAGCCCTGATTGAAGTCGGCCTCGGGGGGAGGCTCGACTCAACAAATGTCGTAGAACCTCTCGCAAGCATTATAACAAATGTGGGGCTTGACCATACAGAATACCTTGGTAATAATATTACGGACATAGCGCGGGAAAAGGCTGGTATAATAAAAGACAGGGTGCCGGTCATCACCGGTGCAAAAGACATTGCCAGAATGGTTGTTGAGGAAGTAGCAGAACATCATAACGGTTCCGTCTATGAACTCGGCAGAGACTTCCGCTACGAGAAGAAGAGAGACCAGGTAATGGCCTATCAGGGCTTAAGCAAGCATTTCGAGGATATTTTTATTAATCTTCAGGGAGACCATCAATGTATAAATGCAGCTATGGCATTATGTACAACTGAGGTCATCTCGCCGCTTGGTTTTCATGTGAACGATGAATCCATTTACCGGGGTATGTCACGTGTTCAATGGCATGGAAGGCTTGAAGTCGTTAGAGAAAAACCGATGATTATTTTGGATGGGGCACATAATCTGGGCGGAATGCACGTATTGTCTGAATTTTTCAGGACTCACCACACAGAAAAAAAGAAAATATTGGTTTTTGGTGTTATGAAGGATAAAGAATACAAAAAGATGCTCGAAGAGATTGTCCCACTCATGGACTTGATTATAATTACAAAACCGGATATGGAAAGGGCGCTTTCCCCCGACGCATTGAAACCATTAATACCGTTGAGTAAGTTAAGTCAGGTCAACCACTCAACTGTATTCTATACGCAAGATGTAAAAAGCGCGTTAGAAAGAGCAAAAAATGTTGCAGGCGACAATGACTTGATTTTAATCACCGGTTCGTTATACACAATAGGTGAGGCAAGGCAGATAATCCATGAAATATTTTAG